The following coding sequences are from one Nicotiana tabacum cultivar K326 chromosome 1, ASM71507v2, whole genome shotgun sequence window:
- the LOC107769436 gene encoding (S)-coclaurine N-methyltransferase: protein MDAIVQVPYNATVRLMLSSLERNLLPDAVIRRLTRLLLAARLRSSYKPSAELQLSDLLHFVHSLKEMPIAVMTEKAKSQHYELPTSFFKFVLGKHFKYSCCYFRDKSSTLEDAEKAMMELYCERSQLKDGHTVLDVGCGWGSLSLYIAQKYCSCKVTGICNSVTQKAHVEEQCREFQLQNVEIIVADISTFEMEGSYDRILSIEMFEHMKNYGYLLKKISRWMKPDSLLFVHHFCHKAFAYHFEDVNDDDWITRYFFSGGTMPSANLLLYFQDDVSVVNHWLVNGKHYAQTSEEWLKRMDQNKTSIKPIMESTYGKDSAVKWTVYWRTFFISVAELFDYNNGEEWMVAHFLFKKK from the exons ATGGATGCGATAGTACAGGTGCCTTACAATGCTACGGTGCGTTTAATGCTGTCTTCTCTAGAGCGCAACCTCTTGCCTGACGCCGTTATACGGCGGCTCACACGACTGCTCTTAGCTGCCCGACTTCGTTCCAGTTACAAGCCTTCCGCTGAGCTTCAGCTCTCTGACCTTCTCCACTTTGTGCACT CTTTAAAAGAGATGCCTATAGCTGTGATGACTGAGAAGGCGAAGTCCCAACATTACGAGCTTCCTACGTCTTTCTTCAAGTTTGTTCTTGGAAAGCACTTCAAATACAG CTGCTGTTATTTCCGCGACAAGTCAAGCACTTTAGAGGATGCTGAAAAAGCGATGATGGAATTATACTGTGAAAGGTCACAGCTGAAAGATGGTCACACTGTACTTGATGTTGGATGTGGCTGGGGATCCCTTTCTCTATACATAGCACAAAAATACTGTAGCTGCAAAGTTACTGGAATTTGCAATTCAGTGACTCAAAAAGCACATGTCGAAGAGCAGTGCCG GGAATTTCAGCTGCAGAATGTGGAGATCATAGTTGCAGATATTAGCACATTTGAGATGGAAGGTTCCTATGATCGAATATTGTCTATTGAAATGTTTGAG CATATGAAGAACTACGGATATCTCCTCAAGAAGATCTCCAGATGGATGAAGCCAGATAGTCTTCTTTTTGTTCATCATTTTTGCCACAAGGCATTCGCTTACCACTTCGAG GATGTTAATGATGATGATTGGATCACTCGCTACTTCTTCAGTGGCGGTACGATGCCTTCTGCAAATCTCCTCCTTTATTTTCAG gatgatgtttctGTGGTTAATCACTGGCTCGTTAACGGAAAGCATTATGCACAGACAAG TGAAGAATGGCTTAAGAGAATGGACCAGAACAAAACTTCCATAAAGCCAATAATGGAGTCAACTTATGGGAAGGATTCAGCTGTTAAGTGGACTGTCTATTGGAGAACGTTTTTCATTTCAGTTGCTGAACTGTTTGACTACAACAATGGAGAAGAATGGATGGTTGCACATTTCCTCTTCAAGAAGAAATGA